One window of Camelina sativa cultivar DH55 chromosome 4, Cs, whole genome shotgun sequence genomic DNA carries:
- the LOC109132497 gene encoding putative F-box protein At3g47150, with translation MKLCFRKHRRRFKQVSSPNPTPHYIPLDLQVETLLRLPVKSLLRFQCVSKLWSSIITSQDFRNRQLNFAASSAPRLLITFAKVYGKELLLFSLPYPTASSSSSSSCCVPYKDLSILKLHGRKVYNAARGLICVGTTQRVAICNPATWKVHVFPRIIFENIPRDGEPPSIYFLGYDPVGDQYKVLAVDRSRLRLKHQVVVLGGETVNWRAAPCVACPHVAKTWALYMNGTLYYGAIRTD, from the coding sequence ATGAAGTTGTGTTTTCGGAAACACAGAAGGAGGTTTAAGCAAGTCTCCAGTCCGAATCCGACACCGCACTACATTCCTCTCGATCTCCAGGTTGAAACACTCTTAAGGTTGCCTGTCAAGTCTTTATTGAGATTTCAATGCGTCTCCAAGCTTTGGTCCTCTATCATCACCAGCCAAGATTTCAGAAACCGGCAATTAAACTTTGCTGCTTCCTCAGCTCCTCGTCTCCTCATCACTTTCGCCAAGGTTTACGGAAAAGAGCTCCTGTTATTCTCGTTACCTTACCCAACcgcatcttcctcttcatcttcttcatgttgTGTACCATACAAAGATTTGAGCATACTCAAACTCCATGGGAGAAAGGTGTACAATGCGGCTCGTGGCTTGATATGCGTTGGAACTACACAGAGGGTGGCGATATGTAACCCGGCCACTTGGAAGGTCCATGTTTTCCCCCGAATCATATTCGAAAATATTCCTCGTGATGGTGAACCGCCTTCCATCTATTTTTTAGGGTACGATCCTGTTGGAGATCAATACAAAGTGCTCGCGGTTGATAGATCGCGTTTGAGATTAAAGCACCAGGTTGTGGTATTGGGAGGAGAAACAGTTAATTGGAGAGCGGCTCCATGTGTTGCATGTCCTCATGTTGCTAAAACATGGGCATTGTATATGAACGGAACACTCTACTACGGGGCTATCAGGACGGAC
- the LOC104783859 gene encoding uncharacterized protein LOC104783859, with protein sequence MELNLLLEIKERVVGLHVGVENVKNRSDEDDKVEAPVEHDSEDDCAVYGDEDCNDVDDAVGGGNDEANVEEANVEESALEEVANLNIEHDFPEMDDEDEIEEEDKDEAAPKDWSDPESLLAVEKRYNSPEDFKLAVLMYSLKTRYDIKLYRSNAFLVGAKCCYVDENGVLCPWRVYCSYEKRKHKMQIRVYVNEHVCVRSGYSKMLKRSSIAFLFDKRLRVNPKFTKYEMAAEIKREYNLEVTPDQCAKAKTKVMSARKASHESQFARIWDYQAEVLNQNPGSEFEIETAPGPMVGSKQRHVLAAVGRDGDNRIVPLAWTVVEIENDDNWDWLLRHLCASLGLVTMTHLALISDKQSGLVKAISNILPHAEHRQCAKHIMDNWKRDSHDQELQHIFWRIARSYTTGQFNDNMAELKRYNPQAYASLQLTNPITWSRAFFKIGTCCNDNLNNLSDSFNRTIRQARRKPLLDLLEDIRRQCMVRNAKRFIIAEVEDTEVADGWNPMFSCSSVIIGRKEKVEDNVNDYYTKKKWRETYLDGIRLVQGMPLWPRLNRLPVFPPPWRMGNPRRPSNHDRRKGRNESLSSSNTKKMSRAKRIMTCSNCHQEGHNKQACKNPTAVSVPKRPRGRPRKY encoded by the exons tgttgatgatgcagTTGGTGGTGGAAATGACGAAGCTAATGTCGAAGAAGCTAATGTCGAAGAATCGGCTCTCGAAGAAGTGGCTAACTTAAACATTGAACATGATTTCCCAGAGATG GACGACGAAGacgagattgaagaagaagacaaagatgagGCAGCTCCTAAAGATTGGTCTGATCCAGAGTCTTTGCTAGCGGTGGAGAAAAGATACAACTCTCCCGAAGACTTCAAGCTTGCCGTGTTGATGTACTCGTTGAAGACAAGGTATGATATTAAACTCTATCGGTCCAATGCTTTCTTGGTTGGTGCAAAGTGTTGCTACGTTGATGAGAATGGTGTTCTGTGTCCTTGGAGAGTGTATTGCTCATATGAGAAGAGGAAGCATAAGATGCAAATTAGAGTGTATGTAAATGAGCATGTATGTGTTAGGTCAGGGTATTCAAAGATGTTGAAGAGGTCTTCTATAGCTTTCTTGTTTGACAAAAGGCTTAGAGTAAATCCGAAGTTTACAAAATACGAGATGGCTGCTGAGATTAAGAGAGAGTATAACTTAGAAGTAACTCCAGATCAGTGTGCAAAGGCGAAGACCAAGGTGATGAGTGCAAGAAAGGCTAGTCATGAATCACAATTTGCAAGAATATGGGATTATCAAGCGGAGGTATTGAATCAGAACCCTGGCTCAGAATTTGAGATTGAGACAGCTCCAGGGCCAATGGTTGGAAGCAAACAAAG GCATGTTCTAGCTGCAGTTGGAAGGGATGGGGACAATAGGATTGTCCCTCTTGCTTGGACAGTTGTAGAaatagaaaatgatgataactGGGACTGGTTATTGAGACATCTCTGTGCAAGTTTGGGTCTGGTTACAATGACACATCTAGCTCTAATTTCGGATAAACAATCG gGTTTAGTTAAAGCGATCAGTAACATCCTTCCACACGCTGAGCATCGACAATGTGCAAAACACATAATGGATAACTGGAAGCGAGACAGCCACGACCAAGAACTACAACACATTTTTTGGAGGATAGCACGCAGCTACACCACAGGGCAGTTCAATGACAATATGGCAGAACTCAAGCGATACAATCCTCAAGCATACGCCTCTCTGCAACTTACAAATCCAATAACCTGGTCAAGAGCTTTTTTCAAGATTGGTACTTGCTGCAATGACAATCTTAACAATCTCAGTGATTCATTCAATAGGACTATTAGACAAGCCAGGAGAAAGCCTTTGCTGGATTTGCTTGAGGACATAAGAAGACAGTGCATGGTCAGAAATGCAAAGAGGTTTATCATAGCTGAGGTTGAAGACACG GAAGTGGCAGATGGTTGGAATCCCATGTTCTCATGCTCAAGTGTGATTATAGGGAGAAAAGAGAAGGTTGAGGATAATGTCAACGACTACTACACAAAGAAAAAGTGGCGAGAGACATACCTTGATGGTATTAGGCTTGTGCAAGGGATGCCATTGTGGCCAAGATTGAATCGGTTGCCTGTATTTCCACCACCATGGAGAATGGGAAATCCCAGAAGGCCTTCTAACCATGATCGGAGGAAAGGAAGAAATgaatctttgtcttcttcaaacACCAAGAAGATGTCAAGGGCAAAAAGAATCATGACATGCTCTAACTGTCATCAAGAAGGCCACAACAAGCAAGCATGTAAAAATCCCACTGCCGTTAGTGTGCCAAAGAGACCAAGAGGAAGACCACGAAAATATTAG
- the LOC109132498 gene encoding uncharacterized protein At1g43920, Chloroplastic-like: MSCNSGQSGGENRDRGCHRVPSKCHCGLDVVLYTSNTHANPGRPFFRCPNRGDDHLFKWVEEGVYEEVVDLKARIEELEEDGMLIKRDNKKWKLMSSFCLVCLCFSVIAIVIFILKTKNQKLVLGY; encoded by the exons ATGAGTTGCAATTCTGGACAATCGGGTGGTGAAAACAGAGACCGCGGATGCCATAGGGTTCCCTCGAAGTGTCATTGTGGTTTAGATGTTGTTCTCTACACATCGAACACGCATGCAAACCCAGGAAGACCTTTCTTTCGCTGTCCAAACAGAGGAGAT gacCATTTATTCAAATGGGTTGAAGAAGGTGTATACGAAGAGGTTGTAGACTTGAAGGCTCGGATTGAAGAACTGGAGGAAGATGGAATGTTGATCAAAAGAGACAATAAGAAATGGAAGTTGATGAGCTCATTCTGCTTGGTGTGTCTTTGTTTTAGTGTCATTGCCATTGTGATCTTTAttcttaaaaccaaaaaccagaaATTAGTTCTTGGTTACTAG